The following proteins come from a genomic window of Pieris napi chromosome 15, ilPieNapi1.2, whole genome shotgun sequence:
- the LOC125056444 gene encoding integrator complex subunit 2 codes for MESVFMKQVQPHVFKALKDVDIETLMKSSSEEIRPIIPCLVRMALLSPLDVTRYCAEAKKDILTLLSGIDLVNFIVSLLSIEFHALEVDLKKEQQMRQKNGSQNVESFLIQNIVNGIANDFEQSDSARRVRLVLSELLQMQAQLLEYNQNRTANSESTVKPSELFDNDVYLEEVTDVICISLAELPNLLNICDIVEVLLYVNKGPIIISWVVANMPDTLQDVAESLVMNAERGEEGGIRAKALSTLCDMCPYMAASIRAKAASVSRLPSLLINLTLTHHQDDLVSFVSSLLLGSDQNTRSWYAPFLRNSHKRGKGDGHNALIKLRQELLNRLKEASAGVDASALLRLYCALRGIAGIKFQEDEVSGLLRLVTQKPPPTAAGVRFVSLSLCMILACPSLMAAPEHEKRAIEWVQWLVKEEAYFESNSGFTASFGEMLLLIAIHFHSGQLAAVGELVCATLGMRVPVRPNGLARIKQAFTQEIFTEQVVTAHAVKVPVTANLNSNIAGYLPVHCIHQLLKSRAFSKHKVPIKNWIYRQICNCTAPLHPVMPALVEVYVNSILVINNKGSNEYFNQPTTEEEIKKVFRNSIFGVNFDGQNKSSFTPMEIDGESSVDITIEKPTLASQLLLIYYLLLYEDIRLTNAALLIANGRKIKSYSTAFLSELPIKYLLHQAQKDQSSYGGLFSPLLRLLATHFPQLSLVDDWMDDQVFGDSCRHHVDFKLSETFINEAFNSIETNPYKTGKVLKAMLSKNPTEIWPFAETFVKHVKCVLGEGVPRHIQELYREVWLRLNTVLPRCLWIMTINALLDINSGAKNVTITQENVLVDPLQVLRCDIRVFRCGPVLKIILRILEASLAASRCQLSRHLLDKPLLEKSGQLTSDSEREELKNALVAAQESAALQILLEACLETSEDQLKPELMWSLREVRSIICSFLHQIFISEPSLAKLVHFQGYPKELLPITVQGIPSMHICLDFIPELLSQASLEKQIFAVDLVSHLSIQYALPKAMSIARLCINTLSTLLSVLPSDLRLELFQPVLKSLVRICTAFPSLLEDITSLLLQLGRICESQASLGHCWNDTNILGEGAYVLSDVQSDTKVLVSEVLCRDIKSAMSEVVQKALLNDKLH; via the exons ATGGAGAGTGTATTTATGAAACAAGTGCAACCGCACGTTTTTAAAGCTCTGAAGGATGTAGATATTGAAACGCTTATGAAGAGTTCATCAGAAGAAATAAGGCCCATCATTCCCTGTCTTGTGCGAATGGCACTTTTATCACCATTAGATGTAACTAGATATTGTGCAGAAGCAAAGAAAGATATACTTACTCTTTTATCCGGTATTGATTTGGTAAATTTCATTGTATCTTTACTATCTATTGAGTTTCATGCACTAGAAGTAGACCTTAAAAAAGAACAACAAATGAG ACAAAAAAATGGATCTCAGAATGTTGaatcttttttaatacagaACATTGTAAATGGCATAGCAAATGATTTTGAACAATCTGATTCAGCTAGAAGAGTGAGGTTGGTTTTATCTGAATTACTCCAAATGCAAGCACAATTATTGGAATATAACCAGAATCGAACAGCAAATAGTGAAAGTACAGTTAAACCCTCTGAATTATTTGATAATGATGTTTATCTTGAGGAAGTAACAGATGTAATTTGTATAAGTCTTGCTGAGTTACCTAATTTGCTAAATATTTGTGACATAGTGGAAGTTCTtctatatgtaaataaaggtCCCATAATAATATCATGGGTTGTAGCAAATATGCCTGATACTTTACAAGatg TTGCTGAGTCATTGGTGATGAATGCTGAAAGAGGGGAAGAAGGAGGTATTAGAGCAAAAGCTCTCTCCACATTGTGTGACATGTGTCCATATATGGCAGCATCAATAAGAGCCAAAGCAGCATCAGTGTCTCGTTTACCATCCCTTCTCATAAACCTCACACTGACACACCATCAAGATGATTTG GTTTCATTTGTATCAAGCCTTTTATTAGGTTCTGATCAAAACACAAGGTCATGGTATGCtccatttttaagaaattcaCATAAAAGAGGCAAAGGTGACGGACACAATGCACTTATAAAGCTTCGCCAGGAATTACTTAATAGATTGAAAGAAGCTTCAGCGGGAGTTGATGCTTCAGCACTATTAAGACTCTACTGTGCTCTGAGAGGAATTGCAGGCATTAAATTTCAAGAGGATGAAGTGTCTGGACTTCTAAGACTTGTTACACAAAAACCACCACCAACAGCTGCTGGAGTTCGATTTGTTTCATTGAGTCTATGTATGATCCTTGCCTGTCCATCTCTTATGG CTGCACCAGAACATGAAAAGAGAGCAATTGAATGGGTCCAATGGCTTGTGAAAGAAGAAGCCTATTTCGAAAG CAACTCTGGATTTACTGCATCATTTGGTGAGATGTTATTGTTGATTGCTATCCATTTTCACTCTGGCCAATTAGCTGCAGTTGGAGAGCTGGTTTGTGCCACTCTAGGAATGAGAGTGCCCGTACGGCCCAATGGATTGGCGCGTATAAAACAGGCCTTTACTCAGGAAATATTTACAGAACAG GTGGTTACTGCACATGCTGTTAAAGTTCCTGTAACTGCCAACCTCAATAGTAACATTGCTGGCTATTTACCTGTGCACTGTATTCATCAGTTACTGAAATCTAGAGCATTTTCGAAACACAAGGTTCCCATAAAAAATTGGATATATCGTCAAATCTGCAATTGTACAGCCCCATTGCACCCAGTCATGCCTGCTCTAGTTGAAGTTTACGTCAACTCAATATTAGTCATAAATAACAAAGGATccaatgaatattttaaccaACCAACAACGGAAGAGGAAATAAAGAAAGTATTCAGAAACTCTATATTTGGTGTCAACTTTGATGGCCAGAATAAATCCTCATTTACCCCAATGGAAATCGATGGTGAATCATCAGTCGATATCACCATCGAAAAGCCGACATTAGCTTCACAGTTGCTTCTAATTTACTATCTTTTGCTCTATGAAGACATTCGGCTGACTAATGCCGCTCTGCTGATCGCGAATGGCAGAAAAATCAAAAGCTATTCTACCGCGTTCCTCTCCGAACTTCCCATCAAGTATTTGCTTCATCAAGCGCAAAAAGATCAGTCGAGTTACGGAGGACTTTTCAGCCCATTATTACGTCTCTTGGCGACACACTTCCCACAGTTATCTTTAGTAGACGACTGGATGGACGATCAAGTTTTCGGAGACTCGTGTCGCCATCATGTAGATTTCAAATTGTCGGAAACGTTCATTAATGAGGCTTTTAATAGTATCGAAACGAATCCGTACAAAACTGGCAAAGTTTTAAAGGCAATGCTTAGTAAAAATCCAACTGAAATTTGGCCATTCGCAGAGACATTTGTGAAACACGTGAAATGCGTGCTCGGTGAAGGGGTCCCACGACATATTCAGGAATTATATAGAGAAGTATGGCTTCGATTGAACACTGTGTTGCCGCGATGTCTGTGGATAATGACAATCAATGCTCTTTTGGACATAAATAGCGGTGCTAAAAATGTCACAATAACCCAGGAAAATGTTCTTGTGGACCCATTGCAAGTATTACGGTGTGATATACGAGTTTTTCGATGTGGGCCAGTACTAAAAATTATCTTGAGAATATTAGAAGCAAGTTTGGCGGCCTCAAGGTGTCAGCTGAGTCGCCACTTGTTGGATAAACCGCTATTGGAGAAAAGCGGTCAACTAACATCTGATTCAGAAAGGGAAGAGCTCAAAAACGCCTTGGTCGCGGCACAAGAGAGCGCCGCGCTCCAAATATTGCTAGAAGCTTGTCTCGAGACTTCAGAAGATCAGTTAAAGCCCGAATTGATGTGGTCCTTAAGAGAAGTTCGGAGTATAATATGCTCTTTTCtacatcaaatatttatttcagaacCCTCACTTGCTAAACTCGTACATTTTCAAGGGTATCCAAAGGAGTTGCTGCCCATCACCGTACAAGGAATACCCTCAATGCACATTTGTCTTGACTTCATTCCAGAACTTCTAAGCCAAGCGTCTCTAGAGAAACAGATCTTTGCCGTTGATCTAGTCTCTCATTTGTCGATTCAGTATGCATTACCCAAAGCGATGTCGATCGCCAGATTATGCATTAACACCCTATCTACGTTACTATCAGTTTTGCCGAGCGATTTGCGTCTTGAGTTGTTTcaaccagttctcaaatcactAGTTAGAATTTGCACAGCATTTCCCTCCCTTTTAGAAGATATCACTTCACTTTTATTGCAGTTGGGAAGAATTTGTGAATCACAAGCTTCACTGGGTCATTGTTGGAATGACACAAACATTTTAGGGGAGGGCGCTTATGTTCTATCAGATGTGCAAAGCGATACTAAGGTATTGGTTTCCGAAGTTCTCTGTCGTGATATTAAAAGTGCTATGTCCGAAGTAGTGCAAAAGGCTCTGTTGAATGACAAATTACACTAA